Part of the Zea mays cultivar B73 chromosome 4, Zm-B73-REFERENCE-NAM-5.0, whole genome shotgun sequence genome is shown below.
GCTTAAGCAAGCCAAAAAGAGTGTTGGTGCCTAcatcactacaccaaaatcatacacttcctacggtttttaacttcctacaacttttataacaaaccatagtgaaagggaattaggcttacacctatttcctaattgattttggtggttgaattgcccaacacaaataattagactaactagtttgctctaatctataagttatacaggtgacaaaggttcacactaagccaataaaaagaccaagaaaagggttcaaacaaagcgagcaagggacaaccgaaggctgcccttgtctggtgcaccggactgtccggtgcatcaccggacagtgtccggtgcaccaggggactccaagctgaactcttcaccttcgggaattctcagaggcgcttcgctataattcaccggactgtccggtgcaccaccagacattgtccagtgccccaggggagagcgactctgaactcgccagcttcggatttctgctccgctataattcaccggacatgtccggtgcacaccggactgtccggtgagccagcggagcaacggctacttcacgcgcaacggtcgactgcaacgcattaaatgcgcgcctgcgcgcgcagaggacagagcacgcgcgggtggcacaccggacagtctacaggacttgtccggtgcgccaccggatagccaggcgggcccacaagacagagctccaacagtcggaacccaacggcctggtgacgtggctggcgcaccggacagtgtccggtggcgcaccggactgtctggtgcgtcatgcgacagcagcctccaccaaacgactagtttggtggttggggttataaatacccccaaccaccccacattcaagtcatccaagtttttccacttcaactacttacaagagctctagcattcaattctagacacacccaagtgatcaaatcctctcccaactccacacaaagctttagtgattagtgagagagatttgtttgtgttccttcgagctcttgcgcttggattgcttctttctttcgttcttacttgcgaacaactcaattgtaactgaggcaagagacaccaattgtgtggtggtccttgtggggaagtttgttcccgtttgattgagaagaagaagctcactcagtccaagggaccgtttgagagagggaaagggttgaaagagacccggtctttgtgaccacctcaacggggagtaggtttgcaagaaccgaacctcggtaaaacaaatccgcgtgtcacactctttattcgcttgcgattttttttgcaccctctctctcggactcgattatatttctaacgctaacccggcttgtagttgtgatcaagtttgtaaatttcagattcaccctattcaccccccctctaggcgactttcacataggaaataaataactttcgagaggcaactggtagctctaggaaataaacataacttcctacggtattttataaaagttgtaggaagttagctttcactTGCTGACCCGTGTGTGCGGTCAAGCGAGCCGCTAACTTTCTACGaccgcctctaggaagttagctacccATGCTAACTTCCTACAACCTCTTCTAGGATGTTAGATTTCAGTTTTTGACCAGTCAAacaaaaagctaacttcctacggcctgctctaggaagttaattaactTCCTAAAGTACATGTAcaacctctaggaagttaagtaacATCCTACGactttactctaggaagttatattTTTTTATCTTAAACCCCTGCTCAATCATATCCTCTTCTCATTCTTCTTTCTCCCTCCCGTGTCTTCCACCAGGACCGAAGCCGCGTGCCGCTGCACGCCTCCGCTGGCGCGCCCGCTCCGACCCCCGTCCGCCACTCCCGCCGGCGCGGCCGCCAACGGCCCCGCCCACCGCGACCgacccgcccccgcccccgcctgcCGTGGCCACCCCCGCCCTGCACACGAGAGAGAGGCATTGAAAACGGTTATATGTTCAAACAGGCTAACGAGATAAAACCATTGGTTTTTGTATCCTGCAGATCTGTGGAGGGAAGCATACCAATGCCTTGAAGGAGATGAGTGAGCCATTGAAGGTGTGTATCTTGAGCCTGTCGTCAGGTATTGAGGCCTCCATCATGCCTCCACCATGCCATAGGCCCACCATCCCTTCAGCTTCATTGACGCGGCTACAGGGCCCGCCAGCGCCGGCTCCTTCACGCAGGCAGGAGAGCAGCTACCATGCTAGGCGACATCAGGATTACTTGAAGCAACAAGCTGCACAACATGAatattatgactatgtatgagatattgtctcttattagtactggatgatgagatgtgtcttattatgactatggatgagacttttgtgatgtaattgatgagactatggatttaaatattgttatgtgattgtgtgtgagatgttttatgtaaaaatatgttgtgctatatagctgttgatatatttgttatgttgttcaatgtggtgtaaaataaaaataaacaacatttgtaatgctggtcaaattatCTTTCTAGAGGCTTAttgggccgtaggaagttagccagctaacttcctaggggctacagtcagccgtaggaagttagtcgtaggaagttagtcagctgacggtGCTGACagcgtgaagctactaacttccgagaacctactaacttccgagaggcttctttggctgtaggaagttagctaactttctAGAGGGCTCTAGAAAATTAAGCTAACTTTTGACAAAAAAttttcgagagccaaacttccgacggggtggcttaacttccgagagtttagctaacttcgTAAAGTTTAGGgttaacttcctagggtttaggctctagtaagttcactattttggtgtagtgcatTGTTGAAAACCCTTGAGGTCCGCGTTTCCACACAGCTAGGCATGTGTAAGCgtagtggcccacatgtcaggatTTGGCTTACCTCCTTGCTCCTTTGTGTCTTCGTCGAGATGCGTAATCACGACCGGCTCACCTCCTCTTCTACTGTCGGCTACCACATGATCGTCGTAGCCACCGTCAGCTATACCAAGCTTCACCGAGATCCTCACAAAATTCATCGGCCCCTGCATGAGCTTCGATAGGTCCCATGTGAGATCTGTCGAGCACCATGTGAATGTCGTCGACCATCAAACAAGCTCAATCGAGCACTGCTATGCCCCATGTGCGCGCAACCATGACCTTGTTCATCCTCGGCTCCACCACCATTGCGCGAAGACGAGGATGCAACATCGTGAGGACAGAGAGGAGTTTGAGGTTCTTCTCCACGCCGGCCATGGTTCTAGCCCCACCACAAACCACATTAACGTTGGGCGCAATCCCTAGCTCCACCCTCGTCGGCCATGGATGCAAGCTCGACGCTGCTATATATGATGCTCACGTAGTGTTTGATAGATTGTGTGAGAGGTAAATCTACCATGGCAAAGATGCGATTATTCTATGCAAGCCAAGTTGGACAATGAAAGACACATTTATAATGCAGGCTCCGACAAACTATGCAACCAAACAATTGCATCTTGTATAGCACTAGCCAGGCTTCGACTGTCCTGGCTTATAAAACTAGCCAGGTTAGGATAGGCCAGGTGACCAAACACACCCTTGTTCTTTTTATGGCGCTAAAAACTTCAAAATTCTTTTGTGACACTGTTTAAAATTTTCTACTATATAAAACACTAGTTTTCACGGTTCCACGGTTTCCACCATCGACGTTCTTTCTCGCATTTAAATAGTAAAAAACTAAAATTATGTACAAATGGTATTTTGAACCATGTTTGTTCCACTAACACATATGACGCAACACACATTAAAACAAACGCACCCAATACACGCACGTCTAGATTATTGCTAACACATAGCCAACAAACAATTAGCTTTTGCTCCCAAGATTTCATCATTCATTCAGCAGTGTACAACGCTCTTGCCATTTCTTTCATCAGGGACTAGGATTTTTTCCTTAGGGCCTTGGACTTCACCATCGACTCAAAACCATATGGTGACCATCAACGTCAACAACACACGATGTTGAGCCGGTGAGTTAGAGTTGGGGTAGTTTTTAATGGACAGTGGGATTTTCTAGAGGCACCCCCTCTAAAAAACTTGTCTTTGTTAAAGCCTATATTTACAGAGGTGGTAAATATTAGACTATCTCCATAAATTCTCTCATCACCTCCGAAAATTATTTTTCTAGTAGTGGGTGATGTCAACCTTCTATGAATCACAATAACTTATGAAAGAAGTACTTTCAAACTATACAACCAAATCAATAGACTAAAGCCTGAAAGAAAAAAAAACTTTATTACAACAGAACAATATTTTACAAGACCATACACACTTTTCTATTAGGGTTAGTTAGAAAACTTAAATTATTTGGGATCCCTAGGATGAGCAATCCTAGGGTATCATTTGACTAAGATATTTAGTTATTTATGGGAGGTTTTCCCTCTCTAGCTAGTTTTATATTCCTTTGCTTCCAAACTAACCCTTATAGTGTCTAAATTAGCACCCACACCTTTGTCTCTATATTGGACTGATGTGGTAGCTGTGAGACATCATGCATGGTAACCTTTCCATGTGTCATATTTGTGGGGACTTATACACAGCTCTTACTTGTGTTGCATATTTCAATATTACATTTTTTTCAAAAAATATAGTGCTATCGTACATTATTATTACATTGGTAGATATGGATCATTGTGGTGGCGACCTTGGACCGTTGCAGATCAAAGGCAGATGTGTCTTTTCCACCATAGATTCAAGATGGATGCCACACCTACCTCTAACCTTGTCCTCGGCAGTAGTGATGGCAAGATCCATCCCTGCACGTTGTCTCACATGTATGTCCATGGAGCAAAGCTTCAAAGTATCAACATCCTTGCATAGTCCTCAAGGACAAGAAGCCTTTGTTCCTTGTTGTATGAGTACATGACACTGATCATTCGCGCGGCGTTCAAGCAGACGTGTGTGAAGCTAGAGGAGAAGGTCCTCTTGCATAAGCACTCCCTATTGAGCTCCTCCCACTCCCTTGCGATCAAGCTACGCATATGTGCTTCCGCATCGCTACGGCTGCATCTAGGGTTCTCCATGAGGTAGAAATCCCTATAGGAACCATCGAATCCTTCCTGAGCTTCATCCTGCAAGTCCATGCATGCATGAACAGAAGTGCTAGCTAAAGCTAGGTTTGCTGCTAAATATTATTACAGGCAGACTTGGAAATTTTGATGTGCAAATTAAAGGTGGAAAAAATTGACAAGTAGTACTGTATGCTCAACTAACCTCTGCACTGCCCATGTCATCCCAAAGCCGGAGGATCTTGGCTGGGCAAGAGATGACAGAGGGCATGTGGTCAACGAGAGCTTGGGTACTTTGATCATCGTCACACCCTAGCATGATGAATATGTGTACAAATGTGAGCGGCACTCCTGATGTGACAACACCATTCGTCAGGTAATCCTCTGCAGTAGGAACCTTATCAGTTGCTAGCCATCTTGCCTCGACCATAAATCCATCAAACAACGCTGCCCACTGCAGAGAAAATATGGTGGAAATAAATTCTAGGAATTGTTCACCGTACGTGTGGTTTCATGCAAATCAAATTGAAGAAGTGTATTCAAGATAAAAGTTTTTAGCTAGTAGCGCACATCATACTGCTTTTCTAAGATGATTAACATGGTTCAATCCATGCTCCTTTTCGGCCGTATCCGCTATCTCATTTGTGACGGTGTAAAGAGCCTTGTAGCATGATCTCATGTAGCTAGGGAGTGACTCTGCAGCCGTGCTGTTCCACCTGCCAATCAATTGCATGCAATTTTAGAGACCATCATTATTGTTTTACATTaactattatatatatatatatatatatatatatatatatatatatatatatatatatatatatatattaattgaAGCTTACATTTTGACTGCCTCTGCAAAGAGGGAGAGCTCATCTAGTGTGGCAACAAGGTCAAATATGTCGTCGACGACATAGACGAGCGCGATGATCTTGGTGATCTGAACCCGGTGTCTGGAGAAGGAACGTCCTTGGAGCGCTGTCATGGACCACATGTACCATTTCAGCACCTGGTCCCTCACCACAGGTATTTCTTGAACCAATCCTAGCTCCATCCACCATCTGCGCATCAAACAACAACATTATAATTATATATAGCTAGCACACAAGATCGATGAGCTAGCAGCACTGAGTTTGCGTACCTTTTAATGGCCTGCATTTCTTTCTGATGCAGCGATCTGTTGAGCTGGAACTCTGCAGCCACTAGTCTCTCGAGCGCGGTGTCTCTGACGGGCAGGCTCTGGAGGTAGGCGAGGTGGTGCCGAGCCTTGTACTGCGTGAGGCTCAGGTGGTAGGGGTGGTCAAGCGACTGTCTCACGTACTCGCCAAGGCTTGGCTCCAGGTACCTGACGGCAGAAGCGAGGTGGTGGCGCGAGAACACTCTTGCCTTGCAGAGCAACTCCTCCCCTCCCATGTCCAGGTGAGACATGTCGTGCAGGCTCAGCAGCCCTCTGATGTCCTTGCTGAGATCGAGCCTGAACTCGCCGCCGCTGTCGTCGTCGTCAGTGAACCTCCGTAAAACATCATCTGCTGGTATGTGCAGTGCCGTGCAGCCATGCATGTTCAGTCGTCGTCGATCGACCGTAGACATCATCATGCATGGATGGATTTGTGTTTAATAATTAGTGTGTTGGATCGATGACCTGCTGAAACGCCATGGCCGGCCTCTCTGAGGAGCCTGAAGGCAAGCGTCGCGTCGAAGAGATCGTCGCTGTGGATGAGACCCATGCAGCAGGCACCCATGGCGCGCTCGATCTCTTCCTGGAAGTAGTGGTCGATGCAGAGGCGCTTGAGGTTGTCGACGGTGACCATCATGTCCCTGCTGCTGCAGCCACTCTTCTGACGTTGACGGAGAACATTTCGTACGTCCGTCAGGCCCTCCTGCACGCAGTAGGTCCGTCATATATAGGTGCATGTTCCAGCCACGCATGTTACGTGCGACTACTGTGAAGAAAAAAAAAAATCGAAGTAGAGACTAGAGAGGTACCCGGAGGTCGAAGTCGTCATTGCGGAGCAGCGGCAGCGTGTTGGCCGCCGCCGAAGAGCGGGTGACGATGGAATCGCCACGGTGGCGGCCTCCTCGCCGGCTGTTGTTTCCATCTGCCGCCGGCGAAGCCAGAGTGGAGAAGGAGAAGATGCATCGTTCAGACATGCTGGTTCCGATCCTCCTAGCAGGAGCAAGAATGCATGTGAGTGATATGCATCGGGGCGTCCGCAGGCCCTCCAAATTTATGTGGTGTGGTGTTGCAAGCATGCAGCTTCTCAACAGCCAGCATATGAACCTGCAGCAGACAGTATCATGTGTCGCTATTACTCACTCAAGCACAAGACCAATCTGGACCTCTCGTTTAATACTAACCTTTGACTGACCACGTGGGATTTTTTTTTCCTGCCAAATATATATGCAGCCACAACAACAACAAATTCAGATGATTTAATAAAACTATGGAAACTTATATTTCTGGTAAATTTTAATATTATAATAAATGGTATATATATGAAGGTTAAGTTTAATTAACTTTGATATTCCCAAACATATTAACTTTGAGTACCTTAGTTTATTCAGAGTATTTATGagttttatatatttatttagaTTTATTTATAGTCTATGACCGCCAAATTACATGACTACTGCTGCACACACAACAGCCAAATTAAATGGTCAAGTTCAGGTTGTCCTCTTTTGGCTTGATTATTGCTCCAAACCACACAATGGCGAGCGCCATGTGATTCACGAGCTGCTTGGCTTGTTACGTACCCACACCGTACGTCCATACTACATAGATAGATAGCTCAGTCCAACCTACTCTTGGTTTTAATTTCTAAAGACACCAGACTAAGCGCTTGTTCTTAGACTATTGCTGGGattccaactccggcgagcaccacCATGTGATTCACGGGCCAGCTAAAAAAAACGGTTAAAATTAGCCTATCTAAACAGGATCGTAGCTAATTTATATCCAGCAATTCAACAACGTGCTGGTTCGATGATTGTTGTACTCCTTGAGGCAAGAAAGCGGAATAGCAGGCAGCGTCTGGTGTGCCCACGAAACTCTTGGGTCTTCTGCTCTGGTCCTAGGCCATAACTCGCGGTATATCTCTACTATACTACTATATTTAAGTAAGAATAGTAAGAATTTCTCGAATTTCATCTCAAAAACCTTTTTGGGAAACATAAGATATGACATATAGCATGTCTTATATATCTCCCTCAAAAACCCTGACGAGAAAATAGGAGATATGTCGTGTTTTTGTATTGATAGTCTCGTTAAAAACCTTTTTATAAGAAACCTTTGCGAGTGAAAaaaaaactcatacaaagaaaagagtacaATATAATGTTTGAACAGTTTATTGTTTATGAGGAGGACTCCCTCTAAACCTTGCAACTCACCGTCATTGTATACCAATTCCATAGGTGTGGTGTAGATATAGACTTATTGAGCAGATCTACGAAGTTATCGCGAGATTTAGTTTTGCAAGATGTTTATATCCAGCTGTTACTATTCTACAGACACTAGCATACAACACTACAAAGCAAAAAATGGTGGGTTAGTTGAGGCAATAACCCTTTGCATTACTGGGTCTCTGAAATAGGCACAATAGTTGGTGGTTTGTGACTATTATCCTTAAAATGTTGGTTGATCTGTCAAATTTACTCTATTATAATTTTATAAAGGATCCCTGTGCACAATTCTACTAGAGAAATACCAGAACACCAGCTGATAACACCATCATATATAGGATGTATTCTGTTGCAGAGTACACATCACAATCGCTACTGCTGCAACTAACATTACAACGAACCAAAATTGAAGGACAGTAGAAAATAAAACTTTGTTGGACTAGCACAGAAGACAAAAGCATCAAGATAGTAGTAATGCAGTATATCTGAAAGATTATGTGAAACATGTGAAATGGAACCTTTTACAGAGAAAAAAGGTCCATAGAAGACCGAAATACAAATAAAAAAAACGCTCCTTACGGAGTGCAGAAATAAACATAAAGAAACAAATCCATGAGAAAGAGGAGTCTTTAGACGACCAGCAAGGGAGCTCCTAAATAGGAGAGACCCTTGACTCCTGCTAGCTCTCAAAGGCTTCTCTCATCATCAGTCTGCTTCAGAGTGCTTCAGGGTTCGAGAAAGGCTGGGGTCTCTCCATCAAACACATATCTATTGTAGTGGTTCCAAATCTTCCAGGCTCCCAAAATGACGAGAGAATCCAGCTTTCTTGACCATTCCCTGCACTGTCTCTGCAGCCCTCTTCCACCACTCCAAGAAGGACGGAACATACACCCTGTAATACTGAAGAAGTAATGGAGGTAGCCAAACGACGCTGGCTTGGTCCTCCAAGCTTTGGGGGTAAATCCTGTTCGTCCACATCTCAAAACCAGAATACGGGGCAAGACAGTTTGCTGAAGGCCACCATATTTTCCTGAGATAAGATTTAAATAAGGCAATTATTGAAAGCCTGACACACAAAGAGCACCCAGTGATGGTTTGGAAAAAAAAGAGGATTACCAAAATTAGCAAAAGTGATTCTGTGAACATTTTGTTGAGATCATCGAGCACCAATAAATTTACTGTATCTGAACCTCTTAAGATTGTATTATACTCCGGCAAACAAGCTCTCTCTGTCTCACCTCAAGTTCCTCAATGAAGCTTAAAACAATGATAAAATTTTTTATGGGTATGAAATCTCCACTGGGACATTGCTCAGAGAGCTTGTAGCCATATGCCTCCAAAAACTGCAATGAAAATTACCATTTTGAACCAAAGATAAATTGAAACACACAAGGGCAATAAAAAAAGATAGCGCATAGCTGAAGTTCAAGACCCAAGCACAATATAGAGATCCTATCGTTTTACAAGTACATATACAAgcgacagaaaaaacaaaccctGAAGATTCGTTTCAAATGTTCCTCCTCCGAGGTTACAAGAAGGGTTCTAGCCCACCTTGCTTCAGCTTCCCATGCATCCACATCCTCGTCATCAAAAACATTCGAACCTTCATTCCGTTTTTGACTTACGAAGGTGGCAGAGAAATCAATCAGCTTACTCAACAAAGTGTCACCAGGAGAACATTCTTCCTTCTGAACAAACCATTTTTGAACTACTACTCTCAATGGTCCTAAAGGACACACAATAGTAGTGAGAGCCAATGTTAATACGACGCTGTAGACAATATCAAAGGGCATATTTAAAAAAAGGTTCCTTCTGTCTTGTGTACATACCAATATAATCAGAGAACTCTCGAGGAATTGTGGCAATGAAATGCAGAAGCGGGTTAAGTGGAATTTCAGTGGCATTTATCAGTGATGTTGCAACTTTTATAACCTGTTCACAAACTGCACTAGACTTCAAGTTAACAAGCTGTCTATTCATAACTGTCACAAAATTTCTCGATGAGAGAGATGAAGAGTAGAACCTTTCAGACGATACTTTGGATTAAAGTGTTGTTTACTCCTCTCACTGAGAATCCATAAGACATCTAACAAATCTGTTGGCCTAACTTCTGTAGGTACAGTACACATCCATCACATTTTGTCGCTGCTTTCCCAGATACGGCACATGGCACATCATTTGTCTCTGACTGACGTGTGCATGAAGCAACACAGGATGCAAGAGTCATCAATCCTGCTTGGCAAAATGAATCTTGCTTAGCCGCAGATGCCAGACTCCAAACCAGATGTATGTGGTCACTGTAAAGAAGGCATGCATGCAACAGAAGTGGTTCAGCACCACAATGCGATTGCAAGAGCTCAGCAATTGAAACCAAACCAAACTAAAGAGTACCATATCTGTCGCTAAACAATATAAATAAGCATCCCTTTAAGTCACAAATACAAAGTCCTAACAGCTCAAGCATGTGCGTGTAGGCTAAGCCATTATAGTGCACACAAGGCATTTTCTGTTATCTGTCGCTACAATGATGAAAAGGCAATATTGTGTAATGGAAAGGAGATATTCACTAAGACAAAAATGCAAGAAGATTCATTAGTTAAGCTCCTTTCATGACACAACATATGCATAAACAACCTTTTCGATATATGTAAAGGGAAAATGCTTCACGTACGACTCACCCGTACGACTAGAGTACGACCAACGTAATCTATGGCTGTTGTTGCCTCTTATTCTGAACTAATGAATGATGATTGATGAGTCATTAGATGACTTTAGTCGTACTTGAGTCTACCATTGTAGTCGTACGTGTAGCAGTGCTCTATGTAAAGACAGTAGAAGTTAACAAAAAGTGTATTGCTTTGAACAAAAAAACTCAATTACACAATCAAAAGTATCAAAACAGTTAGTTAACCTCCTTTCATGACACAACATATGCATAGGTAACTTTTTCGATATATGTAAAGATAGTAGAAGTTAACAAAAAGTGTATTGCTTTTGAACAAAAAAACTCAGTTCCACAATCAAAAGTATCAAAACAGTCAACAAGAAATAAGAAGGCAGTAGTTACCATCTCGCCAAGTTGTGGGTATAAGTTCTGAAAAATCTCTCAGCATCTTTTATGGTTTTCGAACTATAAGCACCCCCAATGCCTAAAAGCAGTTTAGGAAGATAACTCAGCATTTATAAAAGCATTCATTAAAAGAATGTACTATTGAACAATATGACAAAAGAATTGGATGATAAAAAAGCAAACTAAAAGACTAGAGCAACGATATTGTGAGCAACATGACTCACTAAACAAGAGGTGTGATGTATTTAACAAAGTTACTAGATGAGTTCAATTCAAAATACAAGCACATAAAGTGAAGTTCCTATCAGGATAAAATCTATGTCACTATGTCAGACAGAAAGGACTGATAACTGCCAAAAATTATAAACTAACAAATCTCCCACAAGCCTAGGTCAGTTTGAAATACAAACAAAACTTTTAAATCACATTTGCTGGAAAGGGAATATGGATGAAGCAACACAAGATTCTCTGAATCTCTGGTAAAATTAGATCCACCAAAAAAACAAAATAGCTCCATTCCTTTGAGAGCAGAATCAAATATGTTGTATTGAACTAGTGTAAAACGAATAAAACTAACCAAAATCCTTATGATGAACCACATCATTCAAACCACGTATCAGAGGACCAAGCACAAAACCCCTTGGAATTATCTGAGTGCAATCCTTGTAGCGTTCCCATGCAATATCCAAAAAGGATTGC
Proteins encoded:
- the LOC103654934 gene encoding terpene synthase 2, chloroplastic-like isoform X2; translation: MLATPHHINLEGLRTPRCISLTCILAPARRIGTSMSERCIFSFSTLASPAADGNNSRRGGRHRGDSIVTRSSAAANTLPLLRNDDFDLREGLTDVRNVLRQRQKSGCSSRDMMVTVDNLKRLCIDHYFQEEIERAMGACCMGLIHSDDLFDATLAFRLLREAGHGVSADDVLRRFTDDDDSGGEFRLDLSKDIRGLLSLHDMSHLDMGGEELLCKARVFSRHHLASAVRYLEPSLGEYVRQSLDHPYHLSLTQYKARHHLAYLQSLPVRDTALERLVAAEFQLNRSLHQKEMQAIKRWWMELGLVQEIPVVRDQVLKWYMWSMTALQGRSFSRHRVQITKIIALVYVVDDIFDLVATLDELSLFAEAVKMWNSTAAESLPSYMRSCYKALYTVTNEIADTAEKEHGLNHVNHLRKAWAALFDGFMVEARWLATDKVPTAEDYLTNGVVTSGVPLTFVHIFIMLGCDDDQSTQALVDHMPSVISCPAKILRLWDDMGSAEDEAQEGFDGSYRDFYLMENPRCSRSDAEAHMRSLIAREWEELNRECLCKRTFSSSFTHVCLNAARMISVMYSYNKEQRLLVLEDYARMLIL
- the LOC103654934 gene encoding terpene synthase 2, chloroplastic-like isoform X1, with amino-acid sequence MLATPHHINLEGLRTPRCISLTCILAPARRIGTSMSERCIFSFSTLASPAADGNNSRRGGRHRGDSIVTRSSAAANTLPLLRNDDFDLREGLTDVRNVLRQRQKSGCSSRDMMVTVDNLKRLCIDHYFQEEIERAMGACCMGLIHSDDLFDATLAFRLLREAGHGVSAADDVLRRFTDDDDSGGEFRLDLSKDIRGLLSLHDMSHLDMGGEELLCKARVFSRHHLASAVRYLEPSLGEYVRQSLDHPYHLSLTQYKARHHLAYLQSLPVRDTALERLVAAEFQLNRSLHQKEMQAIKRWWMELGLVQEIPVVRDQVLKWYMWSMTALQGRSFSRHRVQITKIIALVYVVDDIFDLVATLDELSLFAEAVKMWNSTAAESLPSYMRSCYKALYTVTNEIADTAEKEHGLNHVNHLRKAWAALFDGFMVEARWLATDKVPTAEDYLTNGVVTSGVPLTFVHIFIMLGCDDDQSTQALVDHMPSVISCPAKILRLWDDMGSAEDEAQEGFDGSYRDFYLMENPRCSRSDAEAHMRSLIAREWEELNRECLCKRTFSSSFTHVCLNAARMISVMYSYNKEQRLLVLEDYARMLIL